One stretch of Campylobacter sp. CCS1377 DNA includes these proteins:
- the hemB gene encoding porphobilinogen synthase → MFKRFRRLRLNENLRAMVRENSLNIGDLIYPLFVVNGKGIKKEISSMPDVFQMSLDEILKECKIISELGIKAIILFGVLENDKKDSCGSDALDDEGLIAKSIREIKKEFPELFIISDLCFCEYTDHGHCGIINPKTKSVDNDLTLEISAKQALVHARAGVDMIAPSGMMDGIIETLRKALDEEGFENLPIMSYSTKFASSYYGPFRDVADSAPSYGDRKSYQMDFANGKEALEESLEDEAQGADILMVKPALAYLDVVKEISLHSNLPLCVYNVSGEYAMLKAAKNAGVIDYEKVLYETMIAFKRAGAKLIITYHAKELAKMLKGEK, encoded by the coding sequence ATGTTTAAACGCTTTAGAAGATTAAGATTAAATGAAAATTTAAGAGCTATGGTTAGAGAAAATTCCTTAAACATTGGTGATTTGATTTATCCACTTTTTGTAGTAAATGGCAAAGGAATTAAGAAAGAAATTTCATCAATGCCTGATGTTTTTCAAATGAGTTTAGATGAAATTTTAAAAGAATGTAAAATTATAAGCGAGCTTGGTATAAAAGCCATCATTCTTTTTGGTGTCCTTGAAAATGATAAAAAAGATAGTTGTGGAAGTGATGCATTGGATGATGAAGGGCTTATTGCAAAAAGTATAAGAGAGATAAAAAAAGAATTTCCAGAACTTTTTATTATCAGCGATCTTTGTTTTTGTGAATATACAGATCATGGGCATTGTGGGATTATTAATCCAAAAACTAAAAGCGTAGATAATGATTTGACCTTAGAAATTTCTGCCAAACAAGCCTTAGTTCATGCAAGAGCTGGGGTTGATATGATAGCACCTAGTGGAATGATGGATGGCATTATAGAAACTTTGCGCAAGGCTTTAGATGAAGAAGGCTTTGAGAATTTACCCATCATGAGCTATTCGACTAAATTTGCTTCAAGCTATTATGGGCCGTTTCGCGATGTAGCAGACTCAGCTCCGAGCTATGGTGATAGAAAAAGCTATCAGATGGATTTTGCAAATGGTAAAGAAGCTTTAGAAGAAAGCTTAGAAGATGAAGCGCAAGGAGCAGATATTTTAATGGTAAAACCCGCTCTTGCTTATCTTGATGTAGTAAAAGAAATTTCACTGCATTCAAATTTGCCTTTGTGTGTTTATAATGTAAGCGGCGAATACGCTATGCTAAAAGCGGCAAAAAATGCCGGAGTGATTGATTATGAAAAGGTTCTTTATGAAACAATGATAGCTTTTAAAAGAGCGGGCGCAAAGCTAATCATCACTTATCATGCTAAAGAATTAGCCAAAATGCTAAAAGGAGAAAAATGA
- the ribA gene encoding GTP cyclohydrolase II, giving the protein MDIKISEIANLPSKWGNFKIQSFKEGEKEHLCIFKNKPKDTLNLRIHSECLTGDALGSLKCDCGEQLEFSLKYIEKNSGMVIYLRQEGRGIGLFNKVNAYALQDKGFDTIKANHQLGFKADERTYEIVKFMLKHYKISKLNLLTNNPLKIECLKDKIISRVPIIIDANKFNASYLEIKQSKMGHLL; this is encoded by the coding sequence ATGGATATAAAAATTTCAGAAATTGCAAATTTGCCTAGCAAATGGGGAAATTTTAAAATACAAAGCTTTAAAGAAGGGGAAAAAGAGCATTTATGTATTTTTAAAAATAAACCAAAAGATACATTAAATTTAAGAATCCACTCAGAATGTCTAACCGGCGATGCTTTGGGAAGTTTAAAATGTGATTGCGGGGAACAGCTTGAATTTTCACTAAAATACATAGAAAAAAACAGTGGAATGGTAATTTATCTAAGACAAGAAGGAAGAGGAATTGGACTTTTTAACAAAGTCAATGCTTATGCTTTGCAAGATAAAGGATTTGATACCATAAAAGCCAATCACCAGCTAGGTTTTAAAGCCGATGAAAGAACTTATGAAATTGTGAAATTTATGCTAAAACATTATAAGATTTCAAAACTAAATTTGCTTACAAATAATCCTTTAAAAATAGAATGTTTAAAAGACAAAATCATTTCTCGTGTGCCAATCATCATTGATGCAAACAAATTTAATGCTTCGTACTTAGAAATAAAACAAAGTAAAATGGGACACTTGCTTTGA
- the rsmG gene encoding 16S rRNA (guanine(527)-N(7))-methyltransferase RsmG, protein MNLDFLYTYLNDFNKEDFKCKIKIYKDLLTKFNHIHNLTNFKNIDENILDSIEILKFFDFQKAKNIADIGSGAGFPAVFLTLLLKGHFHLFEPNPKKASFLRMVKIECALSNLSIYKEKVQNCKLDFKADIITSRALMDVKPLLEICTNLCDENTKFILYKGSEIYEELKGLEEYEIFENGFRKYCILKATKESL, encoded by the coding sequence TTGAATTTAGATTTTTTATATACTTACTTAAATGATTTTAACAAAGAAGATTTTAAATGTAAAATTAAAATCTATAAAGATCTTTTGACTAAGTTTAATCACATTCATAATCTTACAAATTTTAAAAATATTGATGAGAATATCCTTGATAGTATTGAAATTTTAAAATTTTTTGATTTTCAAAAAGCAAAAAATATTGCTGATATTGGAAGCGGAGCAGGATTTCCTGCGGTTTTTTTAACTCTTTTACTAAAAGGACATTTTCATCTTTTTGAACCAAATCCGAAAAAAGCGTCTTTTTTAAGAATGGTAAAAATAGAATGCGCTTTATCAAATTTAAGTATTTATAAAGAAAAAGTGCAAAATTGCAAACTGGATTTTAAAGCTGATATTATTACTTCAAGGGCTTTAATGGATGTTAAACCCTTGCTTGAAATTTGCACAAATTTATGCGATGAAAATACAAAATTTATTTTATATAAAGGCAGTGAAATTTATGAAGAGTTAAAGGGTTTAGAAGAATATGAAATTTTTGAAAATGGTTTTAGAAAATATTGTATATTAAAAGCGACAAAAGAGTCGCTTTAA
- a CDS encoding YeiH family protein — protein sequence MKMFLSLFLILKSNFKGLVFTACIVAFSFYLSSIPSIKENTHLAATAFAIIIGVLFSPYFFKYQHHLRVGVHFSAKKLLKLGIILYGFNITLNELLNVGIWGFLLSFIVILIIFLIAVFVGVKILKLDKETSMLVGAGSAICGAAAVLALESSLKSDASKGVLAVGSVVVFGLIFMFLYPVLFSLDFLNLNENAMGIFMGVTLHEVANVVGATQIAKDMVGFSQNAANLAVIIKMMRVILLVPFLLIVAYVITKTQKKEGKNSFKKITIPYFALIFLFIIMLNTYLFHQEKFLGIYTQDIINAMKMLCNICIVFAMAALGLQVDFKNFIKSGLRVFVLALILSLVLFFGGYFLVLEFQAVLC from the coding sequence ATGAAAATGTTTTTATCACTTTTTCTCATATTAAAATCAAATTTTAAAGGACTGGTTTTTACGGCTTGTATTGTTGCTTTTTCTTTTTATTTATCTAGTATCCCAAGTATAAAAGAAAATACACATTTAGCTGCCACTGCCTTTGCTATTATTATAGGGGTTTTATTCTCGCCATATTTTTTCAAATACCAGCATCATCTGCGTGTTGGCGTACATTTTAGTGCTAAAAAATTATTGAAATTAGGCATTATTTTATATGGATTTAATATCACCTTAAATGAACTTTTAAATGTTGGAATATGGGGATTTTTATTGTCATTTATTGTCATTTTGATAATATTTTTAATTGCTGTGTTTGTCGGAGTTAAAATTTTAAAACTTGATAAAGAAACTTCTATGCTTGTGGGTGCAGGAAGTGCTATTTGTGGCGCTGCAGCTGTTTTGGCTCTAGAATCAAGCTTGAAAAGCGATGCTTCTAAGGGTGTTTTGGCTGTGGGAAGTGTGGTAGTTTTTGGACTTATTTTTATGTTTTTATATCCCGTGCTTTTTTCTTTAGATTTTTTAAATTTAAATGAAAATGCTATGGGAATTTTTATGGGTGTAACTTTACATGAGGTGGCTAATGTTGTTGGCGCAACTCAAATAGCTAAAGATATGGTAGGATTTTCTCAAAATGCGGCAAATTTAGCTGTGATTATTAAAATGATGCGAGTGATTTTACTTGTGCCTTTTTTGCTTATCGTGGCTTATGTGATCACAAAAACTCAGAAAAAAGAGGGTAAAAATAGTTTTAAAAAAATTACTATACCTTATTTTGCACTTATTTTTTTATTTATTATAATGTTAAATACTTATTTATTTCATCAAGAAAAATTTTTGGGAATTTATACTCAAGATATTATTAATGCAATGAAAATGCTTTGTAATATTTGTATTGTTTTTGCTATGGCTGCTTTGGGGCTTCAGGTTGATTTTAAGAATTTTATTAAAAGTGGATTAAGGGTTTTTGTTTTGGCTTTGATTTTGAGTTTGGTTTTGTTTTTTGGAGGGTATTTTTTAGTGCTTGAATTTCAAGCTGTACTTTGTTAA
- a CDS encoding LysR family transcriptional regulator, translating into MKIKDMEIFLDLLNTQSPTLTANNFSTTQPNISIIIKNLEQQLGEILFERLGKKLLPTPKALSLAQIWSDLVKTYYASLENLNNETLLGEIKIAATQSIAEYFIADILFDFKLHFPKIKIYFQTCNTKECFEFLKKGLVEFCIVESEIEPIILHNEQIKSKLWHQDELIIVSNDKALSQKAVYIDELLNYKWILREQGSGLRTRFLDEINKAGITLPIFLELDRMNAIKELVLNKNALSVLPKKAVEKELYNKTLYAIKLKNIDLKRNFYTLKRKEYDFNPLLDKFEKFLFLAKDNFK; encoded by the coding sequence ATGAAAATCAAAGATATGGAAATTTTTTTAGATCTCTTAAATACCCAAAGTCCCACCTTAACTGCAAATAATTTTTCTACCACTCAACCTAATATTTCAATTATCATTAAAAATTTAGAACAACAACTGGGAGAAATTCTTTTTGAAAGGCTAGGCAAAAAACTTTTACCAACTCCAAAAGCGCTGTCTTTAGCACAAATATGGAGTGATCTGGTTAAAACATATTACGCAAGTTTAGAAAATTTAAACAATGAAACCTTATTAGGCGAAATTAAAATTGCCGCAACACAAAGTATAGCGGAATATTTTATAGCTGATATTTTATTTGATTTTAAATTACACTTCCCTAAAATAAAAATTTACTTTCAAACTTGCAATACCAAAGAATGTTTTGAATTTTTAAAGAAAGGTTTAGTGGAATTTTGTATTGTAGAAAGCGAGATTGAACCTATCATTTTACATAACGAACAAATTAAATCCAAACTATGGCATCAAGATGAGCTTATAATCGTTAGTAATGATAAAGCTTTAAGTCAAAAAGCAGTTTATATCGATGAATTGCTAAATTATAAATGGATACTTAGAGAACAAGGATCGGGTCTTAGAACTAGGTTTTTGGATGAAATAAATAAAGCAGGTATTACTTTGCCTATTTTTTTAGAATTAGATCGAATGAATGCCATAAAAGAACTAGTTTTAAACAAAAATGCACTTTCTGTGCTTCCAAAAAAAGCCGTAGAAAAAGAACTTTACAACAAAACTCTTTATGCTATAAAACTAAAAAACATTGATCTTAAAAGAAATTTTTATACACTTAAAAGAAAGGAGTATGATTTTAATCCTTTATTAGACAAATTTGAAAAATTCTTATTTTTAGCAAAAGATAATTTCAAATAA
- the leuA gene encoding 2-isopropylmalate synthase, which translates to MKNDKQIIIFDTTLRDGEQALQQSLNINQKLQIALALENLGVDVIEAGFPVSSPGDFNSVQTIAKNVKNSTVCALARAVDKDIDACYEALKIASRFRIHTFIATSTLHVKDKLKKDFDEIITMAQKAIKRARNYTNDVEFSCEDAGRTPIDNLCLMVEKAIEAGATTINIPDTVGYTLPYEFGHIIKTLFDKVPNIDKAIISVHCHNDLGMATGNSLSAIIQGARQIECTINGLGERAGNCALEEVAMAIKTRAHYMNELYTNIIHKNIAKTSKLVAAICNEPVPSHKAIVGSNAFSHSSGIHQDGVLKNRQTYEIITPQSIGLHENRMLMTARSGRAMIKTCLDNLGYAENTYNLDDVYERFLRLADKKGQVYEYDLEALMFLSQDMEDKAQFVLENLNVISGGKGVIPTASVQMLIDGELKTESSTGNGPVEAVFNCITRLTQIDCVLINYIINAKSSGVDAQGQVDVDVEFKGRKFHGKGLSTDVIESSAQAFISVCNAIYRALIIENAKRSEK; encoded by the coding sequence ATGAAAAACGATAAACAAATCATCATTTTTGATACAACCTTAAGAGACGGCGAGCAAGCTTTACAACAATCTCTTAATATCAATCAAAAACTGCAAATTGCCCTTGCACTCGAAAATCTAGGCGTTGATGTAATAGAAGCGGGTTTTCCTGTATCTTCTCCAGGAGATTTTAACTCAGTACAAACCATAGCAAAAAATGTAAAAAATTCTACCGTTTGTGCTTTAGCACGTGCCGTGGATAAAGATATCGATGCTTGCTATGAGGCTTTAAAAATCGCTTCTAGGTTTAGAATTCATACTTTTATAGCCACTTCGACCTTGCATGTAAAAGATAAATTAAAAAAAGATTTTGATGAAATCATCACTATGGCACAAAAAGCTATTAAAAGGGCAAGAAACTATACTAATGATGTGGAATTTTCTTGCGAAGATGCAGGAAGGACGCCTATTGATAATCTTTGTTTGATGGTAGAAAAAGCCATTGAAGCAGGTGCTACAACCATTAATATTCCAGACACAGTTGGCTATACCCTACCTTATGAATTTGGTCATATCATTAAAACTTTATTTGATAAAGTTCCTAATATAGATAAAGCTATCATTTCAGTGCATTGTCATAATGACTTAGGCATGGCAACAGGTAACAGTCTTAGCGCCATCATACAAGGAGCAAGACAAATAGAATGTACCATAAATGGACTTGGTGAAAGAGCTGGAAATTGTGCTTTAGAAGAGGTTGCAATGGCAATTAAAACAAGGGCTCATTATATGAATGAACTTTACACTAATATCATTCACAAAAATATCGCCAAAACTTCAAAACTTGTAGCAGCTATTTGCAACGAGCCCGTGCCTTCACATAAAGCCATAGTGGGCTCAAATGCATTCTCTCACAGTTCTGGAATTCATCAAGATGGTGTGCTTAAAAATAGACAAACTTACGAAATTATAACCCCTCAAAGTATAGGTTTGCATGAAAACAGAATGTTAATGACAGCAAGAAGCGGAAGAGCTATGATAAAAACTTGTCTTGATAATCTTGGTTATGCCGAAAATACTTATAATTTAGATGATGTATATGAAAGATTTTTACGCCTTGCGGACAAAAAAGGACAAGTGTATGAGTATGATTTGGAAGCTTTAATGTTTTTAAGCCAAGATATGGAAGATAAGGCACAATTTGTTCTTGAAAATTTAAATGTAATTAGCGGCGGAAAAGGTGTGATTCCAACTGCTTCTGTACAAATGCTAATTGATGGGGAATTAAAAACAGAATCAAGCACCGGAAATGGTCCAGTAGAAGCGGTTTTTAACTGCATCACAAGACTCACTCAAATTGATTGCGTTTTGATAAATTATATCATCAATGCTAAAAGCTCAGGAGTGGATGCGCAAGGACAAGTGGATGTGGATGTGGAATTTAAAGGCAGAAAATTCCATGGAAAAGGCCTTTCAACCGATGTTATAGAATCTTCCGCACAAGCTTTTATTAGTGTGTGCAATGCAATTTATAGAGCTTTGATAATAGAAAATGCAAAAAGGAGTGAAAAATGA
- the leuB gene encoding 3-isopropylmalate dehydrogenase, with protein sequence MNSYKIAVLAGDGIGPLVMKEAIKILNFVGAKFNFKLHLNEAKIGGASIDAYGVALSDDTLKLCENSDAILFGSVGGPKWDNLPIEQRPERASLLPLRKHFNLFANFRPAKIYPNLEHLSPLKNEIVSKGVDILCVRELTGGIYFGKPQGTKDDGNTAFDTEIYSRKEIERIAQIAFESARLRRKNVVSIDKANVLQSSILWRKVVSEVAGNYPDVKLEHMYIDNATMQLIKNPSQFDVVLCSNLFGDILSDEMAMITGSMGMLSSASINEKKFGLYEPAGGSAPDIAHLNIANPIAQILSAALMLEYSLNEAKAAKAIENAISKTLKQGKFTKDLNPQNYLSTDEMGDAILQNLECNNG encoded by the coding sequence ATGAATTCATATAAAATAGCAGTTTTAGCAGGCGATGGCATCGGTCCTTTGGTAATGAAGGAAGCGATTAAAATTTTAAATTTTGTTGGTGCTAAATTTAATTTCAAACTTCACTTAAATGAAGCAAAAATAGGTGGTGCAAGTATTGATGCTTATGGGGTAGCATTAAGTGATGATACTTTAAAACTTTGCGAAAATTCAGACGCTATTTTATTTGGCTCTGTAGGTGGACCAAAATGGGATAATTTACCCATAGAACAAAGACCCGAAAGGGCTTCACTTTTACCTTTACGCAAACATTTTAATCTTTTTGCAAATTTTCGTCCTGCAAAAATTTATCCTAATTTAGAGCATTTATCGCCTTTGAAAAATGAAATTGTCTCAAAAGGCGTAGATATTTTATGTGTAAGAGAATTAACAGGAGGAATTTATTTTGGCAAACCTCAAGGCACTAAAGATGACGGTAATACCGCTTTTGACACAGAAATTTACTCACGCAAAGAGATAGAAAGAATCGCTCAAATTGCCTTTGAAAGTGCAAGACTTAGACGCAAAAATGTTGTTTCTATCGATAAAGCAAATGTATTGCAAAGCTCTATTTTATGGAGAAAAGTTGTTAGCGAAGTTGCAGGGAATTATCCTGATGTAAAATTGGAACACATGTATATAGACAATGCAACCATGCAACTCATCAAAAATCCATCTCAATTTGATGTTGTGCTATGTAGCAATCTTTTTGGTGATATTTTAAGCGATGAAATGGCAATGATCACAGGCTCTATGGGAATGCTTTCTTCTGCTAGCATTAATGAGAAAAAATTTGGACTTTATGAGCCAGCCGGTGGGAGCGCACCAGATATTGCACATTTAAATATTGCTAATCCTATAGCGCAAATTTTAAGTGCTGCTTTAATGCTTGAGTATTCTCTTAATGAAGCCAAAGCTGCTAAAGCCATCGAAAATGCTATCAGTAAAACCTTAAAACAAGGAAAATTCACAAAAGATCTAAACCCACAAAATTATCTTAGCACTGATGAAATGGGTGATGCAATTTTACAAAATTTGGAGTGTAATAATGGGTAA
- the leuC gene encoding 3-isopropylmalate dehydratase large subunit has translation MGKTLYEKVYESHIVFQGQNEIPTLYIDRHLIHEVTSPQAFSGLKLAGRKMARADLTLATIDHDVSTKSSDLNACSTMAQEQITTLMQNTKEFGVRLFGLGDENQGIVHIIGPQLGFTLPGTTLVCGDSHTATHGAFGALAFGIGTSEVEHVMATQTLKQAKLKTMKIECKGRLKEGVYAKDLILYIIGKLGTAGGTGYAVEFCGEAVKKLSMEGRMTLSNMAIEMGAKTGMIAPDEVTFEYIKNKEFAPKDKEFESQVEKWKELKSDADAKFDQVIEIDASLIEPQVTYGTNPGQVIGINDHIPTQSTFQNEVDKKTLMDALNYTKLREGQKINGVDIDLVFIGSCTNGRIEDFRAAAEILKGKKINPKVVALAVPGSMWVKKQAELEGLDQIFINAGFEWRLPGCSMCLAMNDDKAGAGQRVASTSNRNFVGRQGKDSITHLMSPASAAAAAIEGKICDPRKYLKA, from the coding sequence ATGGGTAAAACTTTATATGAAAAAGTTTATGAAAGCCATATCGTTTTTCAGGGACAAAATGAAATTCCAACGCTTTATATCGACAGACATTTAATTCACGAAGTTACAAGCCCTCAAGCTTTTTCAGGACTTAAACTAGCAGGACGAAAAATGGCAAGAGCAGACTTAACACTTGCAACAATAGATCATGATGTTTCAACCAAAAGTAGTGATTTAAACGCATGTTCCACTATGGCACAAGAGCAAATCACAACCTTGATGCAAAACACAAAAGAATTTGGCGTAAGGCTTTTTGGTTTAGGAGATGAAAATCAAGGCATAGTCCATATCATAGGTCCCCAGCTTGGTTTTACTCTACCTGGGACTACTTTGGTATGTGGGGATTCTCATACGGCTACACATGGCGCATTTGGCGCTTTAGCTTTTGGCATAGGGACTTCTGAAGTTGAACATGTTATGGCAACACAAACCCTAAAACAAGCAAAATTAAAAACCATGAAAATAGAATGCAAAGGACGCCTTAAAGAAGGGGTTTATGCAAAAGATTTAATTCTTTATATCATAGGAAAACTAGGCACTGCAGGTGGCACAGGTTATGCGGTTGAATTTTGCGGTGAAGCGGTAAAGAAATTAAGCATGGAAGGGAGAATGACTCTTTCGAATATGGCTATAGAAATGGGCGCAAAAACCGGAATGATCGCTCCTGATGAAGTAACTTTTGAATACATTAAAAACAAAGAATTTGCCCCAAAAGATAAAGAATTTGAAAGCCAAGTTGAAAAATGGAAAGAGCTTAAAAGCGATGCGGATGCAAAATTCGATCAAGTCATAGAAATTGACGCTAGTCTTATAGAGCCTCAAGTAACTTATGGGACAAATCCTGGACAAGTTATAGGCATAAATGATCATATCCCTACTCAAAGTACATTCCAAAACGAAGTGGATAAAAAAACCTTAATGGACGCTCTAAACTATACAAAACTTCGAGAAGGACAAAAAATTAATGGAGTAGATATTGACTTAGTTTTTATCGGATCTTGCACCAATGGTCGTATTGAGGATTTTAGAGCTGCAGCAGAAATTTTAAAAGGCAAAAAAATCAACCCTAAAGTAGTAGCTCTAGCTGTACCAGGTTCAATGTGGGTAAAAAAACAAGCCGAATTAGAAGGCTTAGATCAAATTTTTATCAATGCGGGTTTTGAATGGAGATTACCAGGTTGTTCTATGTGTCTTGCCATGAATGATGATAAAGCTGGGGCTGGACAAAGAGTGGCTTCAACCTCAAATCGCAATTTTGTTGGAAGACAAGGCAAAGACTCTATCACTCATTTAATGTCTCCTGCAAGTGCTGCAGCTGCGGCGATTGAGGGCAAAATTTGTGATCCTAGAAAATATTTAAAGGCTTAA
- the leuD gene encoding 3-isopropylmalate dehydratase small subunit yields the protein MEKFITHKGIACPLDFANIDTDQIIPKQFLLSVSKKGFGKHLFHDLRYLDDKESVLNPEFNLNKTEFQNTSILVTRDNFGNGSSREHAPWALMDYGIKVIIAPSFADIFKNNALGNGLLTITLEESKVQWLIEILQTNENKCLEISLLEKKVYAFGKEFDFEIDEFYRNCLLNGLDKIDLTLQYQDEIKKYENHSQVYLV from the coding sequence ATGGAAAAATTTATCACTCATAAAGGCATTGCTTGTCCTTTAGACTTTGCTAATATCGATACAGATCAAATCATACCTAAGCAATTTTTACTTTCTGTTTCTAAAAAAGGTTTTGGTAAACATTTATTTCACGATTTGCGTTATTTAGATGACAAAGAAAGTGTTTTGAATCCTGAATTTAATTTAAATAAAACAGAATTTCAAAATACTTCCATTCTTGTTACTAGAGATAATTTTGGCAATGGATCTTCAAGAGAACACGCACCATGGGCTTTAATGGATTATGGTATTAAAGTCATCATTGCTCCAAGCTTTGCTGATATTTTTAAAAATAATGCTTTGGGAAATGGATTATTAACCATCACACTTGAAGAAAGTAAAGTGCAATGGCTCATAGAAATACTTCAAACAAATGAAAACAAATGCTTAGAAATCTCTCTTTTAGAAAAAAAGGTTTATGCTTTTGGGAAAGAATTTGATTTTGAAATTGATGAATTTTACCGCAATTGCCTTTTAAATGGTCTCGATAAGATAGATCTTACTTTGCAATATCAAGATGAGATTAAAAAATACGAAAATCATTCTCAAGTTTATTTGGTTTAA